In Mercenaria mercenaria strain notata chromosome 14, MADL_Memer_1, whole genome shotgun sequence, the following are encoded in one genomic region:
- the LOC123527787 gene encoding beta-1,3-galactosyltransferase 1-like, producing MNESRLNRTLVVLIIYIVATLMLAFKISSIPQIHTQYHRANKHVNRTDDHEASQQTHVCDPISNVLTKSVKPDPNIRETTCNCCFQHNYDYLINNRNICKTSQPDQDIDLFMMIFTEHSNFEKRQAIRQTWLTIAKGNTANVRYVFLLGKVNDDLLTKNIAQENILYRDILKEDFIDTYKNQTLKTIMGFKWIANYCRTAKYVMKSDDDTFINVPNILNYIKNSGKGLQTQLVGSCRNDGPIRELDSKWYASEQDYKQSLYPWHCSGTGYFTSFKMIEKIYKISQYVPFFWIEDIYVSLCFRKIGGTVKNVKGFYRSRQMLYSCLYKGDKLFTSHKVTPEMVRQVWNAKCKTAKYK from the coding sequence ATGAATGAATCGAGGCTAAATAGGACATTGGTTGTTTTAATCATatacattgtggcgactttaatgTTGGCTTTTAAGATCTCAAGCATTCCACAAATTCATACACAGTATCATAGGGCAAACAAGCATGTAAACCGGACGGATGACCATGAAGCAAGCCAACAAACTCATGTTTGTGATCCAATATCTAATGTTTTAACGAAAAGTGTAAAACCAGATCCTAATATCAGAGAAACTACATGCAATTGCTGTTTCCaacataattatgattatttgataaataatagAAACATTTGCAAAACGTCTCAACCTGATCAGGATATTGATCTATTTATGATGATTTTCACGGAGCATTCTAATTTTGAAAAGAGGCAAGCCATTCGACAAACATGGTTGACTATTGCTAAAGGTAACACGGCTAACGTACGGTATGTATTTTTACTCGGAAAAGTGAACGATGATCTACTTACTAAAAATATTGCTCAAGAAAATATACTTTACAGAGATATTTTGAAGGAGGACTTCATTGACACGTACAAAAATCAAACACTTAAAACAATTATGGGGTTTAAATGGATAGCAAATTATTGCCGCACAGCTAAATATGTCATGAAAAGCGATGATGATACTTTTATAAACGTGCCGAACATactgaattatataaaaaattctgGCAAGGGTCTTCAGACACAGCTAGTCGGTTCCTGTAGAAACGATGGACCAATTAGAGAGTTAGATTCTAAATGGTATGCGTCTGAACAGGACTATAAACAAAGTTTATACCCGTGGCATTGCTCAGGAACTGggtattttacaagttttaaaatGATAGAAAAGATCTACAAAATATCGCAATATGTGCCGTTTTTCTGGATAGAAGACATTTACGTTTCACTTTGTTTCAGAAAAATTGGTGGAAcggtaaaaaatgtaaaaggatTTTACCGTAGCAGACAAATGttatattcatgtttatataaggGGGATAAATTATTCACGTCACATAAAGTTACACCTGAAATGGTTAGACAGGTTTGGAATGCTAAATGCAAAACCGCTAAATATAAATAG